The Juglans regia cultivar Chandler chromosome 11, Walnut 2.0, whole genome shotgun sequence genome contains the following window.
TTGAGTAATGGTGTTCTTTGAGGGTTTTTAGTTCAAGAAGTCAAAAAATGGCCTTTCTTAAAAGATTCATGAAATAAAGCATCTTTGATGCaacatacttataaaaaaaaaaggcatctTTGAtgcaacattttttattttcagtccATTGGCACAGAAAAATTACCATGCgataattttgtatatgtaaTGTTGGGCTACCGATGAAAAAGGATATGTAATGTTGGGCTATCTTGATATAACCTTTTGAAACCATAGATGacagaatattttaaaatcacaatTCTGAGAAACAATGGGCAATGTGTTAACATTGCTCCCAcaattctgattctgttttgtcCTTAATTTGTTATGGAAGTGGAGTAATTAGATCATTATCTATGGggtaattacttattaaaaaaaattattttgttttgtatgcAAATCTGGATATGCTTTGTCCTTCATTGTTTAAATTATGAGTGGAGTAATAAGATCAATACCTGTGGGTAGATATGATAATAAGATCAATACCTGTGGGTAGATATGATAAATCCCTCATTATTAGCTGATTTTCATTGTttcactcactttttttttttttttcagcttgtGTGGAGAAGTTCATGTTGGTCATCCACCACACAGAATTAGGACATGCAATGTTGCAGGGAGCCCAACAAACAAAGAGCACAAATGGGAAAAGGGGGGCATTGGGCATGTTTTGCCCGTGGTAGAATCATTTCATCTATATGACCGGATTGGTAGAGCTGTTTCACATAATGAGCGTCTTGAAGTGGACCGCATTCCTGCACTTCTAGAACTGTGTGTTCAAGCAGGTGTTGACATTCCTGAGTACCCTACAAGGAGAAGGGCATGCCCTATCTACAGTCTTGCTGGTAGAGTTATAGATTTTGAGCGGAGGTTTCCCAAAGAGGATTCACCTGGCAAAGATATTAATACATATGGGTTTTGGGATAAGAAAAGGAACTTGAATAACGATGACAAATTTATGGACTTGCATTCTGATGACATACAAGGTTTATTATCTTCTTAACTACTCTTTCCTAAGTGGTAGaaatttacaattcattttatcacAATAGAACTCACAAAAATGGGTCTATGTACTATTGATATGGCGACTTTGTTGTCTTGTGCTATTATTCcagttttcaaatttgtttCACTTAATAGTCCTggaatatttttaatcaaatcagTCTCCATGGCCTCATTAATATTTACTCAAGTATACGTTAATCAACATAAAAAGGCTCATAGGTTGTTAACCATTGTTTTGTACAAGCATCTTATGTGCTAGCAAATCTATGCACAGCTATATCTGTTCAGGGCATGGAAGAATGGGAAAAAATGCGATCAGGAGCATCGAAACTTATGGAGAAGTATGCTGTCCAGACTTGTGGATATTGTTCAGAGATGCAAGTGGGGCCTAAAGGTCATAGGGTAAGGAATTGCCAAGCTTTTAAACACCAGATGAGGGATGGGCAACATGCATGGCAAGAGGCAACAGTTGATGATTTAATTCCTCCGGTATATGTGTGGCATGTTCGAGATGGGCAGCGTGGTGAGTTGCTTGTTAATGGTTTGAAGAGGTACTATGGGATGTTGCCTGCAGTGGTTGAACTTTTTGCTCAAGCTGGGGCATATGTGGGTGATCATTATGCTGGTGTCATGAGAGAAGATGTTGCAGTTCCTGATTTGGATGAAGAAAAGTTGGTTGTGTAAGGTCGAATATCATTCGGGTCAGATGCTACCTACTCATTTGAAAAAGAAGGTACTCTGTCAAATGCACTTGTCCTGTCCATGATATGTCGAAAGACTTGTAGGACTTATACATGGTGTCCCTATTCACTAGTTTTGTACTTATTTTATAGGATGCATGGGAGTGGGCAATATCTCTCTTGGGAAAAAATTGATGCAGgctcttatatatattcagtttgtttctatttctcatcttttcctTCTGCTATATATAATTGGCATACAAGCTTAATGAGTAGTTTTTTTACTTCTGCTAAATACAGTCACTTTTGCATGCTCTACTGATGTGATTCACAAGACAATCACATCAATGAAATGCACAAAGAGTATGCAAAAATcacatagattttttattttttttttcatttattttttttctgttttgagtaAGCAGGATTTCACCTCTTAACGCAAATCTCTTGTTCCATAAAGAGAATGGGTCAAAAGATAGATTCACGTCACTGGTATTCACCAGCACTTGTAGCTGTCGGGTCCTCCGGGGATTACAACGTCGGTTGCAGGCTCCTTGGACCGTAAATATACGAAGGACATATATCACGAGACCCTTTAAATATTCCgaattaattattaactttTAAAACATGAAACTACATCATTAATGAACTAACTCATCattaatattcaataaaaattaaatgttatatttcATCATGTTCAACCTAAAAGGATAATATCTCCAATTAAGCTTATTTAAACCAAAGTattaagcaaaaaataaattttaagttaaatttctatttttgtttaaaataagtaatattttaatttggtttctATCAATTTATGTCCTTCTATCGTTAACCCATTAAGGAAAATTTGTGAGATTTCTTATCATTATTTACATAAAGCTAAAGGAGCATAAATGTTGACATTGACAccattatagatttttttttatttatttactatctAATACTTCAAAGTATGccaacttaattatataaaatatttttcatttaattaattttactattaCTGTCAGGTTTATATAATCTTACAAAACTAACTCATTTGTATAACTAAaataaagttatttatattGCAAGTGAATTTTTTTGAGAGGCTAGGAAATATATTACTattgatatgattttcttaaattaaactTAAATCTTCTATTCATGGAATTCAAAAAATTGtcacgaggaaaaaaaaaaaaacccttcgaGAAGTaaattctttcttgtttttctatTCATGGATTTCAAAAAATTGCTATGAAATATGGATAGATATAAGGCTTCTAAAAAGATCGAAAATCTATTCGCACTTATTGAGGCGGTATTTCTTGACTTAAAAACTAATCCATCCGATTTAACAAACGCTACTGGTAGCGATCTAGAGGATTATCAAAAGTATTTAATTCGGAACTCGAAAGCCTTACAATCTAAAACGTCGCCACTACAAGTAGCAGATAAACATGATCGAATAGCGGC
Protein-coding sequences here:
- the LOC108986880 gene encoding APO protein 3, mitochondrial-like, translated to MLPMRVRNVVNLLNIFTERSAENFIDVGKHFPACYTTGSTCSELPIKRKKSERKPLVTSVNDLKREARLRRKERLKVQEVILQPPKNGLLVKGLVPVARQVYSARAKLHVCVSRVVKNIAIYTCSLCGEVHVGHPPHRIRTCNVAGSPTNKEHKWEKGGIGHVLPVVESFHLYDRIGRAVSHNERLEVDRIPALLELCVQAGVDIPEYPTRRRACPIYSLAGRVIDFERRFPKEDSPGKDINTYGFWDKKRNLNNDDKFMDLHSDDIQAISVQGMEEWEKMRSGASKLMEKYAVQTCGYCSEMQVGPKGHRVRNCQAFKHQMRDGQHAWQEATVDDLIPPVYVWHVRDGQRGELLVNGLKRYYGMLPAVVELFAQAGAYVGDHYAGVMREDVAVPDLDEEKLVV